In bacterium, the genomic stretch TACAAAATATTGAATGTAGAATATCGAATGTAGAATGTTCAAAGTATAAAAACGGCCAAACAGAAAAATCCAGAAACTTCATCATTCTACATTCAGTATTCTACATTCGATATTCAATATTATTCCTATTACCTGAACGATTATGAAATCTGAAATAGAAGAATCCACCCCCTACCCCCGCCAGCGGGGCACATCAATTGAGTAGCGACAGAGCACTAGATTAAGACACCACCCGGATTTCGGGGATTTTTTCATTCCCGAATCCCGGACCCCGAATCCCGCGCCCCGAACCTACACTCTTGATGCATAGACCTATCTTCGTTCGTGAAGCAGTGCCTTTCGGCTTAAACTGATTCTATCATGCTCATCAATCCCAATCACCTTAACCATTACTTCGTCTCCTTCATTAACTACATCCTCAACTTTTTTGACATGATAATCGGCTAATTGAGATATATGAAGCAATCCTTCTTTGCCAGGTAGTATTTCTACAAATGCACCGAAGGTGGTAACTCTCATCACTTTGCCGCGATAACTTTTGCCTACTTCAGCTTCTTCAATTAAATACTCAATCATCCCTACTGCTTGTGAGGTGGATTCTTTATCCGGTCCAGAGATATTTACCGACCCATCATCTTTAATATTAATTTTTGCTCCAGTAGTCTCTGTGATATTTTTGATTACCTTTCCGCCAGGGCCAATAACATCTTTAATCTTTCTCACCGGAATAGTCATCATAACAATATTAGGGGCATACTCAGAAACCTCTTTTTTAGGTTGAGAAATAGCCTTTTCCATTTCGGATAAGATGAATAATCTTCCTTGTTTAGCCTGTTCTAATGTTGCTTTTATTATTTCATTAGTTATCCCTGGAATCTTTATATCCAATTGAATACCCGTAATGCCATTTTTAGTCCCGGCAACTTTAAAATCCATATCACCATAAGCATCTTCTAACCCGGTAATATCCGTCATTAAAGCGAAGTCGTTATTTTCTTTAACTAATCCAATACTGATTCCTGCAACAGGGGCAATAATTGGGACTCCCGCGTCCATTAAAGACAATGAACCACCACATACCGAAGCCATAGAAGTAGAACCATTTGATTCTAAAATATCTGATACAACCCGAATGGTGTAAGGAAATTTTTCTTTGGGTGGAACGACAGGGAAAAGTGAGCGTTCGGCTAAAGCACCATGTCCTACCTCGCGTCTGCCAGGACCTCGCATTGATTTAATCTCCCCAACGCTAAACGGCGGAAAATTGTAATGCAACATAAATTGTTTGAATTTCTTCCCTTCAATGTTATCTAACATTTGTTCATCTTCTGGTGTGCCTAATGTCGTTATGACTAACCCCTGTGTTTGCCCTCTGGTAAATAATGCAGAACCATGTGTTCTTGGTAATATCCCAACTTGACATTCTATGGGTCTGATTGAAGTAAGGTTACGACCATCAGCCCTTTTACCATCTTTTAATATAGAGGTTCGAACAATCTCCCCGCTAATAATGTCTATTACTTTACAAATTTGTGGTTCCTGTTCAGAAGAAATTGATTCAAAATGTGAGATTGTTTGGGATATAGCCTCCTGAATTTTTTTATTCCTTAAAGTTTTATCTGGAATAAACAGAGCCTCTTTAAGTAAATTAGTTGCGAATTCTCGAACCCGGCGGTCAAGTTCCCTGTCAATCATAAATATAGGAACTTCCATCTTTTCTTTTCCTGCTTTTTGTCTCAAATCCTCTTGTAAATCAATAATTTGATAAATAATCGGTTGAGCAAACTCAATTGCCTCTAAAATCACCCTTTCATCTAACTGATTGGCTGAGGCCTCAAGCATCATAATTGTCCCTTTGGTGCCTGCAACAATAATATCCAGGTCAGATTCATCTTTTTCTTGATAGGTAGGATTGACGATGAACTCCTGATTAATCCTTCCTATTCTCACGGCTCCAATGGGTGTGGTAAAAGGAATATCAGAGATATAAAGTGATGCAGAGGCGCCAATGATGCCAAAAATATCTGGTGGGGTATCATCTGCAGATAAAACAGTAGGAACTATCTGGACTTCATTTAAAAATCCTTCAGGAAATAAGGGGCGAAGTGGACGGTCAATAAGTCTGCTACTCAAGATTTCACGCTCGGATGGTTTTCCTTCTCGTCTGAAAAATCCTCCAGGTATTCTACCCGCCGCATAAAATCTTTCTTGATACTCAACGGTTAATGGGAAAAAGTCTTTTTCTTTATCTACCTCTGGACTTACAACTGATGTAACTAAAACAGAAGTGTCTCCACATTTTACCCAGACACCACCGTTGGCTTGTTTAGCTACCTTCCCTGTTTCTAATGTCAGGTTTTTCTTACCTATTTTGCATTCAACTGTAAACATAAAATTTTTATCCTCCTTTTTTATGTTCCTCTAAATTGCTTAAAATTATAGTATATTTTGTTAATTATGTCAAGAAAAACTTATCCTTGACTTTTTTTTTTGCTTGTGATATAATTTTTTCTATGGAAGAAATTAAAATTAAAAGAATAAAAGTTGGTTTAATCTGGAGCGAAAGTTTTAAGATGATGGTTAAACAGCCCAGGATTTTTCTTCCCTATTTTACTTTAATTTTGTTAGAAATTCTATTCCTTATTTTTTTATTCTTAAATTATCTACCAATTTTCTCTCCGTTATTGTCCCCGCCAATTAAAGTTTTTTTTGGTGAAAGTTATCTTCATTATCCCTCTAATCTTGTTATTTTACCAACTATCTTTGATTATGTTGATTTGATTTTGGTGCTTATTTTTGCTCCTTTAATCAGTGGTATGACGGTGCGTATGGTTTATCAATCAGCAGAAGGTCATAAACCTGAAATTTTCAATAATATTCTCCCGGTATTAAAAAAATACCTTATTCTTCTTGGATTGTGGATAATCGTAACAATTCTCGTATTTACCATTTTTTATCTGGGTAAATTTTTAGTTTCAGAATTCTATACTAAAGAAATATCAAAAACTATCCATATTCCTACCTGGCGAATGAGTCGATTAATGGAATACTTCTGTTTTTTCCTGACTTTAGTCATTGAAACCTTTTTTGCTTTCTGCATTCCAATTGTAATAATTGAAAATAAAAAAATATTAGCCTCTATCAAAACATCCTTTAAAATGAGCCTCTCTTTGTTTTTAGTTACATTTATTTTAATCTGTATGCCTAACATACTTAATAATATAATAGTTTTAATAAAACAAAAGGTGCTTACTTTGTTAATGGATAATTTTTTCCCTGAAATTGTCTTTGTCATTATGGGAGCAGGATTTTTAGTTTATCTTATTACGCAGGTTCTTCAAATAACATCTTTAACATTAGTTTTCTTAAAGAAGGGTAGTGTCTGAAAATAACTCTAATAGTGAAATCTATGCAGATTTGGTGTAAAAAAGGGGATAAGGAGATAAAAGGAGATATGGAGATTATTCATAGTAATTTGCAAAATTTTAGAATGAATTTATCCCCTTATCTCCATAATCCCCCTATCTCCTTTTCTTACACTATTTCAACCTTTATACTAGTGTGGTGTTGAGTAAGTTTTGCACGGGGCATCATCAGGTTTCGTAACATGCAAACGGATAATTGGTAAGTGGTAACTGGTTAAATAGTTTCGTCCTGAGCTCAGCCGAACGGTATTTAATTACCAGTTACCAATCACCAGTTACCAGAATCAAATTCCGTGCGTTATTTGTTCAACACGACACTAGATTAAGACACCACCTAAAGAAGTATCATGAAAAACTTATTTAATATTATAGGTTTAACACTAATAATTTTATTAACCAGTTGCACGCAGGAATATAAACTGGAGCGGATGTACTATCATGCTTACAAAAAATATATCCAAATTAGTAAAAATCCATCTTCTGTTACTCCATCCCAAATAGACGAGGTAATTGCTGATTTTAAGAAAATTATTAATCTGAGTTCAAAGGGCTTTAAAGGCGGAAATATCCAATATACCATTGGACATCTTTATCTTCTTAAAAAGGATTTTAAAAAGGCAAGACAAAAACTTAATGAATTTATTTCTGATTTTTCCTACC encodes the following:
- a CDS encoding polyribonucleotide nucleotidyltransferase — protein: MFTVECKIGKKNLTLETGKVAKQANGGVWVKCGDTSVLVTSVVSPEVDKEKDFFPLTVEYQERFYAAGRIPGGFFRREGKPSEREILSSRLIDRPLRPLFPEGFLNEVQIVPTVLSADDTPPDIFGIIGASASLYISDIPFTTPIGAVRIGRINQEFIVNPTYQEKDESDLDIIVAGTKGTIMMLEASANQLDERVILEAIEFAQPIIYQIIDLQEDLRQKAGKEKMEVPIFMIDRELDRRVREFATNLLKEALFIPDKTLRNKKIQEAISQTISHFESISSEQEPQICKVIDIISGEIVRTSILKDGKRADGRNLTSIRPIECQVGILPRTHGSALFTRGQTQGLVITTLGTPEDEQMLDNIEGKKFKQFMLHYNFPPFSVGEIKSMRGPGRREVGHGALAERSLFPVVPPKEKFPYTIRVVSDILESNGSTSMASVCGGSLSLMDAGVPIIAPVAGISIGLVKENNDFALMTDITGLEDAYGDMDFKVAGTKNGITGIQLDIKIPGITNEIIKATLEQAKQGRLFILSEMEKAISQPKKEVSEYAPNIVMMTIPVRKIKDVIGPGGKVIKNITETTGAKINIKDDGSVNISGPDKESTSQAVGMIEYLIEEAEVGKSYRGKVMRVTTFGAFVEILPGKEGLLHISQLADYHVKKVEDVVNEGDEVMVKVIGIDEHDRISLSRKALLHERR